One part of the Arabidopsis thaliana chromosome 1 sequence genome encodes these proteins:
- a CDS encoding Protein kinase superfamily protein (Protein kinase superfamily protein; FUNCTIONS IN: protein kinase activity, ATP binding; INVOLVED IN: protein amino acid phosphorylation; LOCATED IN: cellular_component unknown; CONTAINS InterPro DOMAIN/s: Protein kinase, catalytic domain (InterPro:IPR000719), Serine-threonine/tyrosine-protein kinase (InterPro:IPR001245), Protein kinase-like domain (InterPro:IPR011009); BEST Arabidopsis thaliana protein match is: Protein kinase superfamily protein (TAIR:AT1G65250.1); Has 21418 Blast hits to 21199 proteins in 731 species: Archae - 0; Bacteria - 680; Metazoa - 1172; Fungi - 120; Plants - 18955; Viruses - 11; Other Eukaryotes - 480 (source: NCBI BLink).) has translation MGWLWRKKKKNKKLELERGAKLLEELIECCDGKSNPIKFFSADEIRKATNIFSHSNLVHQEEFYCQWYSGKNENHPMILIRKDSNVRGGDLVCRNIAVSSMVSGHKNFMKLVGCCLELKYPVTVYHGVKKHYGLEIDEKPWKRRMKIAEDIATALAYLHTAFPRPLVYMILSHRNILLDEDGVAKLTDFSHCVSIPEGETFVRVEAEDGFYSYFADNYVNSVVVSEKTDVFAFGIFMGLTLLLGYKSYFEHYRGEEKESEEEDPEDTDELDYFNKKRHARYWLSKLKKDRPMEEIADRKMIKNMGQILEQELFQMKAFRMLSLRCMGPSEEVPTMVEVAKELKKIQKSLNKDSYRGEEEEEESEDEFNDSSSLSSGQTQFDSAQDISSTVVLSNQT, from the coding sequence ATGGGTTGGttgtggaggaagaagaaaaagaataagaagcTAGAATTGGAGAGAGGAGCCAAGTTGTTAGAAGAGCTCATCGAATGTTGCGATGGCAAATCCAATCCCATCAAATTCTTCTCTGCTGATGAGATCCGCAAAGCCACCAACATTTTCAGCCACTCTAATCTTGTTCATCAGGAAGAATTTTACTGCCAATGGTATTCAGGTAAGAACGAGAACCATCCCATGATACTCATCAGGAAAGATTCTAATGTGAGGGGAGGAGATCTTGTGTGCCGCAACATAGCAGTTTCATCGATGGTGAGTGGTCACAAGAACTTTATGAAATTGGTTGGATGTTGTCTTGAGTTGAAATATCCAGTCACGGTCTATCATGGTGTTAAGAAACATTATGGATTAGAAATAGATGAGAAGCCGtggaaaagaagaatgaagataGCAGAAGATATCGCCACTGCTTTAGCTTACCTTCACACTGCCTTCCCTAGGCCCCTcgtatatatgattttgtctcATCGGAATATCTTATTGGATGAAGATGGTGTCGCGAAGCTGACTGATTTCTCTCACTGCGTCTCAATCCCAGAAGGAGAAACATTTGTCCGGGTTGAGGCAGAAGATGGATTCTATAGTTACTTTGCTGATAATTACGTTAACAGTGTTGTAGTCTCAGAGAAAACAGATGTCTTTGCCTTTGGAATCTTTATGGGTCTAACGCTTCTATTAGGATACAAAAGCTATTTCGAGCATTAtcgaggagaagaaaaagaaagtgaagaagaagaccctGAAGATACTGATGAATTAGATTattttaacaagaaaagacATGCTCGATATTGGCtgtcaaaattaaagaaagaccGACCAATGGAAGAGATTGCAGATCgaaagatgataaaaaataTGGGTCAAATCTTAGAACAAGAGCTCTTTCAAATGAAAGCTTTCCGGATGCTCTCACTGAGATGCATGGGTCCTAGTGAAGAAGTTCCAACGATGGTGGAGGTGGCCAAAGAACTAAAGAAGATCCAAAAATCTCTTAATAAAGATTCTTAtcgaggagaagaagaagaagaagaaagtgaagatgaATTTAacgactcttcttctctttcttcaggTCAAACCCAATTCGACTCTGCCCAAGACATTTCTTCCACAGTGGTCCTCTCAAACCAAACTTAA